The following are encoded in a window of Brachyhypopomus gauderio isolate BG-103 chromosome 18, BGAUD_0.2, whole genome shotgun sequence genomic DNA:
- the coro6 gene encoding coronin-6, translated as MSRSIVRQSKFRHVFGQAAKAEQSYDDIRVSKVTWDSSFCAVNPKFLAVIVESSGGGSFLVLPLSKVGRVDKNYPLVVGHSGPVLDIDWCPHNDNILASGSEDTTAMVWQIPDHTPTRPISEPIVVLEGHSKRVGIVTWHPTARNLLLTAASDNLIIIWNVGTGEPLISMDDHPDLIYNVSWNHNGSLFCTTCKDRRLRVCDPRKREVVAERMAPHEGIRPMRAIFTREGNIFTTGFTRMSQRELGLWDPTNFEEPISLLELDTSNGVLLPFYDSDTSMVYLCGKGDSSIRYFEITDEPPYVHYLSTFSSKEPQRGMGFMPKRGVDVSKCEIARLYKLHERKCEPIIMTVPRKSDLFQDDLYPDTAGPDPALEPEEWLEGRDQDPILVSMRDGYVPPKSRELKVAKKNVLDSRPTTRRSMSAVDGSSLPPQLLEKLVEEIQSLKATVLSQEKRICELENKLSKYTNGTV; from the exons ATGAGTCGGAGTATCGTGCGCCAGAGTAAGTTCCGCCATGTTTTTGGTCAGGCTGCGAAGGCAGAGCAGAGCTACGATGACATTCGGGTTTCCAAGGTGACGTGGGACAGCTCCTTCTGTGCAGTCAACCCCAAGTTCTTGGCTGTTATAGTGGAGTCCAGTGGAGGAGGGTCCTTCCTGGTCCTTCCTCTTTCAAAG GTGGGACGAGTGGACAAAAACTATCCACTGGTGGTTGGACATTCTGGACCCGTACTGGACATCGACTGGTGTCCCCACAATGACAACATCCTGGCCAGTGGCTCGGAAGACACCACTGCTATG GTATGGCAGATCCCTGACCACACGCCGACCCGGCCCATCAGTGAGCCCATCGTGGTGCTGGAGGGTCACTCCAAACGCGTGGGCATCGTGACCTGGCACCCCACCGCCCGCAacctcctcctcactgcag CCAGTGACAATCTGATCATCATCTGGAACGTGGGCACCGGAGAACCCCTGATCTCGATGGACGACCACCCTGACCTCATCTACAACGTCAGCTGGAACCACAACGGGAGTCTGTTCTGCACCACTTGCAAAGACCGCCGGCTGCGTGTCTGCGACCCCCGCAAGAGAGAGGTGGTCGCG GAGCGAATGGCTCCACATGAAGGCATCAGGCCAATGAGAGCCATCTTCACCAGAGAGGGCAATATCTTCACCACAGGCTTCACCAGGATGAGCCAGAGAGAGCTCGGCCTCTGGGACCCA ACGAATTTCGAGGAGCCCATTTCACTTTTGGAGCTGGATACAAGCAATGGAGTCTTATTGCCATTTTATGATTCAGACACCAGCATGGTATATCTGTGTGGCAAG ggagACAGCAGCATTCGGTACTTTGAGATCACAGACGAGCCTCCGTACGTGCACTACCTCAGCACCTTCAGCAGCAAGGAGCCCCAGCGTGGGATGGGCTTCATGCCCAAGAGAGGAGTGGACGTCAGCAAGTGCGAGATTGCCAG ATTATACAAACTCCATGAGAGGAAGTGTGAACCTATCATAATGACAGTCCCTAGAAAG TCGGACCTGTTCCAGGATGACCTCTACCCAGACACGGCAGGTCCAGATCCGGCCCTGGAACCTGAGGAGTGGCTGGAAGGGCGGGATCAGGACCCCATCCTGGTCTCCATGAGGGATGGCTATGTTCCTCCCAAGAGCAGAGAGCTGAAAGTGGCTAAGAAGAACGTTCTGGACTCTCGGCCCACAACTCGAAGGAGCATGTCGGCTGTCGACGGGAGCAGCTTGCCG